From the genome of Apis cerana isolate GH-2021 linkage group LG15, AcerK_1.0, whole genome shotgun sequence:
ATAACTTGctctgaattattaaattcgtaccattaaaattttaataccaaCGAAAGGTATTTTAATCCTTCAAGACAATActgatatcatattttttgatgccgaaatcaaaattatatgtagcacaaattcatcttcttcttttagctgaaatatttttcttaaattaaaaatacagtcGCACGACAATCGAATAGTCGCACAATTGTTAGTCGCACAAGGCTTAGTACATGCAGGATGTAAGAAGGAAATTCTATTCGGGGATAATACTGTTAATTTCATCATGCATTCAATAGCACGCTTGAAAGACTGGGTAGGTAGGATAAGTACATATTTACAAGCAACGTTCGATGAAGTCGAATTAgtaatttcaatcgaaattcaattccttccataaagtattaaatattaaatgatacgaCCAAATAGTCGAATTTCTAGAAAGTACTAATAGAACTCGTTCGAACGttgcattataattttaaagggATTTGTGAGTCTTGGGAATCGAGTgaggattataaaataattataaagatctCATAAGACGGTATCAAGCGTGTCGAGACTTCGCAAAAGTTGTTCGTCCTTGGAACACCATTGTACTAATTCTTCGATTGTCACCACGCCATCTTTGTTCGCGTCCATTAACTGAGgatgaaaaattcatgaatcaattcataattcaattttcttatcgattaaaaaaaaaaacttttaattacgtttaaataaatcacgtataaataaatttcattcaaataattacgtttaaataaatcaagtgAAATCGATACTCACGTGAAAAATACGATCGACATGTTCCCGAGCCGCTAAATGCGGCTCGACTATTTGTGGCTGAGTATAACGGCCCAACATCTCATAAATCGAACCAACAACATCCAACATTTCCTCTTTACTGATCAATCCATCTCCGTCCAGATCGTAAAGTCCAAATATCCATTGCAGTTTTTCCTCTACCGATCCTCTCGAAACTTTCGACAAAATGGTCAAAAATTCCTGGATACAAAAAGGAACGAGCAACTATCTAAAATCGTATCTACTACTCGAGTTAAGTATACACTCCAAAAGATCCTCACTTCAAAGCTTATCTTTCCAGACG
Proteins encoded in this window:
- the LOC108002316 gene encoding Kv channel-interacting protein 2 isoform X3; this encodes MKSRKSREKKGELEELGGILGGSTAGALALGGRHKPEELSTLAANTRFSRKEIQLIYRGFKQECPTGLVDEEAFKQIFSQFFPQGDASQYAHYVFNTMKRKPSGKISFEEFLTILSKVSRGSVEEKLQWIFGLYDLDGDGLISKEEMLDVVGSIYEMLGRYTQPQIVEPHLAAREHVDRIFHLMDANKDGVVTIEELVQWCSKDEQLLRSLDTLDTVL
- the LOC108002316 gene encoding Kv channel-interacting protein 2 isoform X4; this encodes MQRQEGELEELGGILGGSTAGALALGGRHKPEELSTLAANTRFSRKEIQLIYRGFKQECPTGLVDEEAFKQIFSQFFPQGDASQYAHYVFNTMKRKPSGKISFEEFLTILSKVSRGSVEEKLQWIFGLYDLDGDGLISKEEMLDVVGSIYEMLGRYTQPQIVEPHLAAREHVDRIFHLMDANKDGVVTIEELVQWCSKDEQLLRSLDTLDTVL